A window from Terriglobales bacterium encodes these proteins:
- a CDS encoding protein kinase, producing MAIAAGSRFGPYELVSLLGAGGMGEVYRAHDPRLRRDVAVKVLPSSLAADADRLRRFQQEAQATSRLNHPNILTVYDVGQQDGIPYIVSELLEGETLRQRLTRERLPLRRTIEFAIQIARGLAAAHERGIIHRDLKPENVFVTRDGHTKILDFGLAKLARGESAGNEGTTLAANTQAGVMLGTVGYLSPEQARGLPSDHRTDIFSFGATLYEMVTGCRAFQANTAVDTITKVLTADPPAPSESDHRVPPALDRIILHALEKDPDQRFQTMRDIVFVLEGISDTSSATAAIIPVASKRRWPAALLLLAPAIAVLLGYLWLRPRPAPVPEKTAPVVLQRLTDFVGMEQSPAVSPDGKAVAFSAGAGTPHLWVKLLAGGAPLKITRDDVPHLYPRWSPDSGSLIYFSPAKTPETQGGAIYDIPALGGSPRRLASSFTGGDISHDGKRIAYLRREGNKEPELVVADRNGSNPRVVAALSQAFDYGFPRWSPDDRLIAYERGRVFSYDIFAVDAAGGEPRQITHDLKFVAGYSWLPDGSGVVCSSSQNTTALYLPNMDLFVAKLDGSPVRQLTFSDTSFLDPDVGSNGQVFVTQMRRDFDVWKIPIDGPPAENVRRAIQVTSQTGQVQTPSLSPDGREMVYLSELGGHSNLWVMKLDGSREVRQITFEQDPQVAVGVPVWSPDGRHITFFTRRPGTRIGDQWVVDPDGSNQRRLVAEGGWAAWSHDGKWLYVSPQGREDEPYKITKVPVDGGEPVQVRTDSSFLGSAPAPDGKTLYLLRMGSRAGGQDVEILVAKPEDAPSQLLARIPAPRLPLAYLMQPVISPDGKWLAIMLADGVTTNLYLLPTAGGPLRQVTDFGQTATEIARRVSWSSDSKYIYAAVARMDADVVVVQNLLQH from the coding sequence ATGGCGATAGCCGCAGGTTCCCGTTTTGGCCCTTACGAGCTTGTTTCGCTCCTTGGAGCCGGCGGAATGGGCGAGGTGTATCGGGCGCACGACCCGCGTCTCCGTCGCGACGTGGCCGTGAAGGTGCTGCCGTCATCCCTGGCGGCGGATGCCGACCGGCTGCGCCGCTTTCAGCAGGAGGCGCAGGCCACCAGCCGGCTCAATCATCCCAATATCCTCACCGTCTACGACGTTGGCCAGCAGGATGGCATACCGTACATCGTCTCCGAGTTGCTGGAGGGTGAGACCTTGCGGCAGCGGCTCACGCGAGAGCGCTTGCCGCTGCGGCGGACCATTGAATTCGCCATCCAGATCGCGCGCGGACTGGCCGCTGCTCACGAGCGGGGAATCATCCATCGCGACCTGAAGCCAGAGAACGTCTTTGTCACCCGGGACGGACATACAAAGATCCTGGATTTCGGATTGGCCAAGCTGGCCCGCGGCGAAAGTGCGGGCAATGAAGGAACAACCCTGGCTGCCAACACGCAGGCTGGCGTCATGCTGGGGACGGTGGGCTATCTGTCGCCCGAGCAGGCGCGCGGATTGCCCAGCGACCACCGCACCGACATCTTCAGTTTTGGAGCAACCCTCTATGAGATGGTGACCGGGTGTCGCGCCTTCCAGGCAAACACGGCCGTGGATACCATCACGAAAGTGCTCACCGCAGATCCTCCCGCTCCGTCGGAAAGCGATCACCGCGTTCCCCCGGCGCTCGACCGCATCATCCTGCATGCCCTCGAGAAAGACCCCGACCAAAGATTCCAAACCATGCGGGATATCGTCTTCGTTCTCGAGGGGATCTCCGACACCTCATCGGCTACCGCGGCTATCATCCCGGTTGCGTCCAAGCGGCGGTGGCCCGCTGCTCTCCTGCTCCTGGCGCCGGCGATAGCGGTGCTACTGGGTTATCTCTGGCTGCGCCCGCGCCCTGCACCGGTTCCCGAAAAGACCGCGCCGGTGGTGCTGCAACGGCTGACGGACTTCGTCGGCATGGAACAGTCGCCGGCGGTCTCGCCCGATGGCAAGGCCGTGGCGTTTTCGGCGGGCGCAGGCACGCCGCATCTCTGGGTGAAGCTGCTGGCCGGGGGCGCCCCACTGAAGATCACGCGCGACGATGTGCCCCATCTTTATCCACGCTGGTCACCGGACTCGGGCTCCCTCATCTATTTCTCTCCTGCGAAGACACCGGAGACGCAGGGCGGTGCGATCTACGACATCCCTGCGCTCGGTGGAAGCCCCCGGCGCTTGGCCAGCAGCTTCACCGGCGGAGACATCAGTCATGACGGAAAGCGGATCGCTTATCTCCGCCGAGAAGGCAACAAAGAGCCGGAGCTGGTGGTCGCCGACCGGAACGGGAGCAACCCGCGCGTAGTGGCCGCGCTATCCCAGGCCTTTGACTACGGCTTCCCTCGGTGGTCTCCTGACGACCGGCTGATCGCCTATGAGCGCGGCCGCGTATTCAGCTACGACATCTTTGCCGTTGACGCCGCGGGAGGCGAACCACGGCAGATCACCCATGATCTCAAGTTCGTGGCGGGATACTCGTGGCTGCCGGACGGATCCGGCGTCGTGTGCAGCTCCTCGCAGAATACCACAGCGCTTTACTTGCCGAACATGGACCTGTTCGTCGCCAAGCTGGACGGCAGCCCGGTGCGGCAGCTGACGTTCAGCGATACCAGTTTTCTCGATCCGGACGTGGGCAGCAACGGGCAGGTGTTCGTCACTCAAATGCGGCGGGACTTTGACGTGTGGAAAATCCCCATCGACGGACCGCCCGCCGAGAATGTGCGTCGGGCCATCCAGGTGACGAGCCAGACAGGACAAGTGCAGACACCATCGCTCAGCCCCGATGGCCGCGAAATGGTGTACCTGTCAGAGCTCGGCGGGCATAGCAATTTGTGGGTCATGAAGCTCGATGGTTCGAGAGAAGTCCGGCAGATCACCTTCGAGCAGGACCCCCAGGTCGCCGTGGGAGTGCCGGTATGGTCGCCCGACGGACGTCATATCACGTTCTTCACGCGCAGGCCCGGCACCAGGATCGGCGACCAGTGGGTGGTGGATCCGGACGGTTCCAACCAGCGACGGCTGGTCGCCGAGGGCGGCTGGGCCGCCTGGTCACATGACGGAAAGTGGCTGTACGTTTCCCCCCAGGGGCGCGAAGATGAGCCGTACAAGATCACCAAAGTCCCGGTAGACGGCGGGGAGCCGGTGCAGGTGCGCACCGACAGCTCCTTCCTAGGTTCGGCGCCAGCTCCTGACGGCAAAACCCTGTATTTGCTCCGGATGGGCAGCCGGGCGGGTGGGCAAGACGTGGAAATCCTGGTTGCGAAACCGGAAGACGCTCCATCGCAACTCCTTGCCCGGATCCCGGCTCCGCGGCTGCCGCTCGCCTACCTGATGCAACCCGTGATCTCGCCGGACGGCAAATGGCTGGCCATTATGCTGGCAGACGGTGTCACCACCAACCTTTACCTCCTGCCCACGGCTGGCGGGCCCCTCCGCCAGGTGACGGATTTCGGCCAGACCGCCACCGAGATTGCGCGGCGGGTCTCCTGGTCCTCCGACTCGAAGTACATTTACGCCGCAGTGGCACGCATGGATGCCGATGTGGTCGTGGTCCAGAATCTACTGCAACACTGA
- a CDS encoding hemerythrin domain-containing protein: MHDRRDRRHFLRGTSAALTAIALTPATVFAQEKEEPEDVSPVEDLMREHGLLNRLLLVYEACGRRLAAKSGFDPAVLNQAAGIIKGFIEDYHEKLEEEHLFPRFEKAGKLTDLVAVLRTQHAAGRKVTARILQVTAAKGARRRAAPLIRDINLFVHMYRPHEAREDTVLFPALHSIVSRNEYDALGEDFEKKEHELFGKDGFEGMVDKVADLEKKLGIYDLARFTPS, encoded by the coding sequence ATGCACGACCGACGTGATCGCCGACATTTCTTACGAGGAACAAGCGCAGCCCTGACCGCCATTGCCCTGACCCCAGCCACGGTTTTCGCGCAAGAGAAGGAAGAGCCCGAGGACGTCTCGCCGGTCGAAGACCTGATGCGGGAGCACGGGCTGCTCAACCGGCTGCTGCTGGTGTACGAGGCCTGCGGCCGCCGCCTTGCCGCCAAGAGCGGCTTCGATCCCGCGGTGCTGAACCAGGCCGCCGGCATCATCAAGGGCTTTATCGAGGACTATCACGAAAAGCTCGAGGAAGAGCACCTGTTCCCGCGCTTCGAGAAGGCAGGCAAGCTCACCGACCTGGTCGCCGTCCTGCGTACCCAGCACGCCGCCGGACGCAAAGTGACCGCTCGCATTCTGCAGGTCACGGCCGCCAAGGGGGCCCGGCGCCGCGCAGCCCCGCTTATCCGCGACATCAACCTCTTCGTCCACATGTACCGCCCCCACGAGGCGCGCGAGGACACGGTCCTGTTCCCTGCCCTGCATTCCATCGTCTCCCGCAACGAATATGACGCCCTGGGCGAGGACTTCGAGAAGAAGGAACACGAGCTCTTCGGCAAGGACGGCTTCGAGGGAATGGTGGACAAGGTCGCCGACTTGGAGAAGAAGCTCGGGATCTACGACCTGGCGCGGTTCACGCCGTCTTGA
- a CDS encoding PAS domain-containing sensor histidine kinase, translating to MVESETTEFAPAARAAPEMVARQAAHFTGSRIFLQLMDYVPDMVLVLNSERQIVYANKAVLQVTHRPDRALVLGLRPGELFGCKHGHESEAGCGTTRFCSCCGAVKAILQSQSGRSASEECHLNVNEGGGERALDLRVWAWPVTFNKEQFTFFCIADIADEKRRQVLERIFLHDVINTAMALQGLSLLLSTRSPGIPEGEKSHEEHVRRIRALAQEMVDQLEAQRQLISAENGDLKLRIAPVRSLELLEDVSGAYRRNELLKGRRLRIDDASVDIIFESDRRLLSRVLSNMVKNALEASSAGDTATIGCKLDGVRIVFWVHNRTYMPENVRLQIFNRSFSTKGVGRGLGTYSMRFLTDKYLGGTLDFTSSETEGTTFYASYPLILQEPQGGSQDGVNRARS from the coding sequence ATGGTTGAATCCGAGACCACCGAGTTTGCCCCCGCGGCGCGTGCTGCCCCCGAGATGGTGGCCCGCCAGGCTGCCCACTTCACCGGCTCCCGCATCTTTCTCCAGCTCATGGACTATGTCCCTGACATGGTCCTCGTCCTCAACTCCGAGCGGCAGATCGTTTACGCCAACAAGGCGGTCCTGCAGGTCACCCACCGTCCGGATCGCGCCCTGGTCCTGGGCCTGCGGCCGGGAGAGCTCTTCGGGTGCAAGCATGGGCATGAGTCCGAGGCCGGATGCGGCACCACACGCTTTTGCAGTTGCTGCGGCGCCGTGAAAGCCATCCTGCAGAGCCAGTCGGGGCGCTCTGCGAGTGAGGAGTGCCATCTGAACGTGAATGAGGGCGGCGGAGAACGGGCCCTGGACCTGCGGGTCTGGGCCTGGCCGGTGACCTTCAACAAGGAACAATTCACGTTCTTCTGCATCGCCGACATCGCGGACGAGAAGCGCCGGCAGGTGCTGGAACGCATCTTCCTGCACGATGTGATCAACACCGCCATGGCGCTGCAAGGCCTGTCGTTGCTGCTCAGCACGCGTTCCCCCGGGATACCGGAGGGTGAGAAGTCGCACGAAGAACATGTGCGCCGCATCCGGGCCCTGGCGCAGGAGATGGTGGATCAGCTCGAAGCCCAAAGGCAGCTCATCTCGGCGGAGAACGGCGATCTGAAGCTGCGCATCGCGCCCGTCCGCTCCTTGGAGTTGCTGGAGGACGTCTCCGGCGCCTACCGCCGCAATGAGTTACTGAAGGGCCGCCGCCTCCGCATCGACGACGCCAGCGTTGACATCATCTTCGAGAGCGACCGGCGCCTGCTCAGCCGCGTGCTGAGCAACATGGTGAAGAACGCGCTGGAAGCCTCATCCGCGGGGGACACGGCCACCATCGGGTGCAAGCTGGATGGCGTCCGCATCGTCTTCTGGGTGCACAACCGGACGTACATGCCGGAGAACGTGCGGCTGCAGATCTTCAACCGCTCGTTCTCCACCAAGGGCGTCGGGCGGGGACTGGGGACCTACAGCATGAGGTTCTTGACCGACAAGTACCTTGGCGGGACGCTCGATTTCACGTCGAGTGAGACCGAGGGCACGACATTCTATGCCTCGTATCCGCTGATCCTTCAAGAGCCTCAGGGCGGATCTCAAGACGGCGTGAACCGCGCCAGGTCGTAG